Within Anopheles nili chromosome 3, idAnoNiliSN_F5_01, whole genome shotgun sequence, the genomic segment tCCTGCTCACGGGGCGTCGGTCCCATTTTGTTCCACCACACGCCCACACCGGCACTCGCCGATGGCAGCCATCGCTTGTACTAAAACGACGCACTGTCGCGAAAAAGATGGCTTCCGGCGGCGCAGTTACGCAACGGTGGAACACGATTTTTCCACGAGCGTCTCTCGCGGTCCCTTCGCGgaccatttccaccacccgctGGTAGCAACCCTCGCGTTACCCTTAACGAACGACACAAGCGTAGGGTGTGCCTTGCACGGGTTTCCTGGCGGTTAGGTTCACCATCTTGCTTTACTGCCTGCACCAATACACGCGCACGCGTTTTGTAAGCGGACGCGCGAATCCTTTTCGCCTACTCGGATGTTGGAAGCGTggcgtcggtggaaaacgttcCGGGGGCGCGTGTTAGAACGAGACAGCGGCATCAAGTTTTGGGAAGAAATATGGCGCATTTTAGACAGAGCGGCACCGTTGGGAATGTTTCGCGAGATTGATGAATGTTTGGGTACAATTAACGAGGAATGCATTCTAACTTGCTTTATCCTTTTTGGTGGAATTAAATGTCGATTCGTTTTATCAAGCAAAGAGAATGGAACAGGATAATAAGCCTCAGTATGAAGAGATTTACTTTCAGCACCTTGAAGCCTTTAAGCCCGTGTTGAAGCTGTGCAGGAAATTCCTTGTAAATGTGTAGGCTTAATATCCTGATTTTGCTACCATATCCTTTCCTAAACGATCATTTCCGGCAGTATCCGATTCAAAGCGTTATTGGTCGTTAATGTGTGCTGCTCAATTTTCCTACCGTTGATCCGATGCTGCACGAATAGGTAGACGCTCCGTTCACATGTGTTTCCAGTCAGACCGGATGTGGATGCATCCTTCCCTTGGCACCCATCGAGCAGACGtgaaaatttatgcttttGGCATTGAAACGTTCGAACCAACCTCAATACCATAGCTTACCTTCATCGCTCGCCATCTGCTCAGGCGCACGGTTTGCTGGTGGAACTCGATTGATTCGTACGTCCACAAATAGGCCACGCTCCGGTACGGTGACCATCGGCGAGTGGTGTGAACTTTCCACCAACTAGACAACCTCCATCCGGCGTGAAGTGCGGTGACTGACGGGACACCCGGACCCACAATGTGGCCGAACGGTGCGGCTGGATCGACATTGCATTGGATGGCTTTAAAGACTGGCTGTCAGGGCGGTCGGCAAACAATGTTCGGCGCTTCAAAGCGGCATCTGTTTGGCGGTGGCTACTAAATATAGGTCAGTTCGAGTGGTTCCCCGAACCAGGGTCCAGTTGGCCGACGACGACCAGATGATTGAATCTTCTCGTTTACTCGAGATGATAGGGATCGCTCGGGCAACCGCTCGGGAGATGATTATATCCATCGTTTTTCGGTTGAATGTTGTGCCGTAATTAAGCCTTCTTGATGGGAATGTCAGCCAATATCCGATGCCCATTAGGATGCTGGTCTGGTTTTTGAAAATACGTCTGGACACGACCCGAGACACTGCGTTTCGAATGAACTTTTCCGCGGAACTGAGCCAACGCAACTAGCAACCTTCCCAACACCTTCGGTGAGGTGCCTCGCCAGGACATCGACATCgagtggaaaggaaaagatGGAcgaattttttaaaaattccttTCCGCCAATAGTTTTAAACAACCGGCAGTGGGAAAGACGCCCGACATGCTTTCTCAAGTCGAGCGCTCCAAGACGTGCCGGGAATCCGGTTCGCCGCAGGTCAAACCTGCCGACCTCGGGCTGGGAACGTTCGGGGCGAATTTTGGGACATTTTCGAGCTCCGTTTCAGGAGCGTAAGCAAACCTAGGTTTACCTGCTTCTACTTGGCCGGAAAAATACTTGTTTTCCTGtgggaaattttccaaaaTGATAGAATATCTGATGGATTGAACTCGCGGCAAGAAACTTGTTTTACTCCAGATAAGCTCTTGGTATGAATCGAAAAAGGTATTGAATAGAAATGGTTTTATCGTAAAATACAAATTCTTCTTTGCATACTATGTATACTGAAAAATTCATAGGCGCCTGTTTGTTCTATAAATAAGAATGATTGTGAAGATTTCGTATGCAAATCGTTTTGCTATCGCTCTTAATCATACATTATTCAGCAGGCATCCATTTACATGAAATTCGACGCATCCTATCAATCTCAGTGCTTCTTGCAGTTATTTGTCTTGATGCCGTCGGTAACATCTCAAGTGGCACGCGTCGTAAATTAACCCGGAATTAAGGGGCTGTATGCATGAAGGGACGCATTCACCCTTTGCTGTGGAAGGAATAGAGACCTTGCAATCGGTGAGAAGGGTATTCCTTGGGCTCATTTATCCCTTAACATCGTACGAACATTGTTTCTGCGAAAGCTTGCATTGCATGATATGCGTGTTGCATGCATTTAGGCGTAAATGAACGTTGGGAAAACTGAGAGTGGTTTCATGCTCGAAAATATGTATCGCATAATGGACATTAAATTTACAGAAATAACTATAATATAATTCAGAACTTAAGAAAATTGCTGATATATTTAAGAGCTTAGATTTCTGTGGTGCCTCGACCATCTAAACTTGTTAAATGCATTTAggaaaacaatgaaacaaagTCGACGTTTGTCATAACAGTTGACATCAGTGTTTACAGCTAGGCGAGAATTAAATAGAactgatgatgctgctgtcTGCCGGAAGTGGGTGGCTCCTACAATGATCTCATCCCAGTATCAACAAATTTCAAGCtagcgtttatttttatatgcaCACTTTGTAAAGACGCCGAGAAAGCTGGTCGTTCCGAAACCCGATTGTAAACCATTCGACAGCAACAACGGTTGAATGACGATTGTAGTTTTCGATCTCCCCGCAATgtacaaatatttcaaaacaattCAACAGCACCCTGGTAACCGGTGCCGTCTTGCACGCGGTGCCAGTTCAATTGAAATTCCATTACAAGTTCAATCGGCGTTCCCATTTAGAGCGCCAGCTGACGCCTCTTCAGCCAGAACGCATGATGACGTGTACGAAAGACGTTATTACGTAAAACGCGAGCACAAATTATGTAAAATGGCGCCTGACGCGGTACTCGCATTGCTCGATGTCCTGTACCGAGCTGTCGCTGGATCTTTCCGATCGATCCATTTGGTCGTTCCAAGTGTTCGTCAAAAGCAAACGGATCCAAGTAAACCAAATACCCCCAAACTGCAATGCTTGTCAACGGTCGCTCAATGTCGCTTGTTTGCTTCCCAATAATCGCGGTCCGAGTCATCATCGTCCTTACTTCGCATGATTTACCCGTTGCCGCACGGTAAAAATAGGCTGACATAGTAAAAGTGGCCAAACAATAATTATTCTTCTGCGATAATTCAAGGGTGGGCCATTATTCGAGCGAACAGGGCCGTATGACCGACCCGGTCCCGACGCATTGCGATCGCGTTTTATTTTAAGATCACATCCGATACAACGTTGGATTCACGATGCGAGCAGAAGCCATgaggtggaaggaaaaaaattgtcACATAAATTCTTTGCGACTCGGAAAAACACTCGCAGTTAGGGATACCAACAGATAccgggtgtttttcttttgtacgGCACTGTAAGTAATTACTGCAACACCTGatgcttcaaaaaaaaaatcgaaggaaaattgaactacttttccaaaaaagagaagaaaatctAAACACCACTGAGCACCGTCTGCCGGTGATGGTCACTCACCTGTTCACTGAAGTGGACATGCTTCCTTCCGTACGGCAACGCGAACGTTTTCGTCTGGGGAGGTCTCCAAAAGGCTGGCCGCTCATACTGCTGCCGATCGCACTCCAtcgcgcgcttttcccaccgCTCTCACGACAGGTGATTGACCGATCCGCTACACagacacgcacactcacacacagccacacacctGGCCTGGATCTTTGGCGCTAGACGCGTTCAAAGCCTGTCAAACTTGACCTTTCTGATGACCAACCGTCTAGTTCCGGTTCCGCAGGTGTTCACCGGCGCCACTAGAAGAAGCTCACACGATCGCCTTCCGGGATGCTGCTGCCGAAGTGTTGCTGATCCCTGAAACACTTTACCCTCGTCACTGCTGAAAACTGACTGATGTTGGGGTTCACGTCTCCTCGACCGACTCGGCGGATCGCTTTTCGCCGTTTTTTCCCGCGAAATGGTTTCCCGAAACCACACAACCTTTCCCTGTTTACGGCCGTGTTCCGTACGATCAACACCCACGTTCTCTTGCGAAGCAACTGAGCGGCGGCTTCAATGTCGCGTGGTGACCGGCGTGGTTCCCTAACGAGCGGAAACGGAAGGGAACGGTTCGCCTGGTGGAGGCGCTTTTCTCAATGGGCCCAGAGGGTGTCTGTGCGCAGACTCAACCTCAAGGGATGGTTGCGTCGGAAACTGGGGCCTTCGAGCAGGTGTTGGGCGGGTAGACCGAGATCACATCGAGGACGTCAGTACGTGATGCGATTCTTGCGCAAACGACCCACTGATCGCATGAGCGAGAGAGTAACACGCGTcaacgcgaacgaaaaaacGTGATGGTAGGCGACTTAACCTCAAAAATTTGTTCGGGCGTACGCTGGTAAACGATACACACCAACtgggttttgggggaaaaactcCGACCGACCCGTGGGTAAATAAAttccatttattttcaacaCCGGGGCGCGTTTGTGGTGAAGTTTTTCCGCGTCCGGGAGAtcgcgcgggaaaacccaccggttGGGGTTTTACGACGATCGACGATTCCTGCGacttcgttcggtttcggtggtgatTGATGAACCCGTGATATGGTGCCAACCCGTTGCCGTTGCAGAACGAGGGCAGCTGTTTATGATAAACTATTTGTACCATCTGTCAGCGGAATAGATTTCGTTTAACCTGAGACTGAGCCGGTTGCCGGTGAGTTATATACGTCCGCTCTAATGGAGTTTCTTGTTGGGAACATGCTAGAGCGTGGTTCTATATTAAGCACCAAAATATATCACAGATAAGATGATGGAGAACTATTTTAATGCCCCAGAGATTGCTTCGTGCCACTCTCAAACAGAGACGTCCTTGCGATCTTTCTAACACTGCCATAACGCTACAAAATTCGgaagaaatcgaaacaaactCATCAGCGCATTAGTTTGGTGAAttaagttttatttaaatatcatgACTTTACAATACAGGCAAGTAAGCGGATGGTGTCTCGGGCGTAATGTCCTTCAAACACAAACGACAGTCGCGCTCACACCCATTTTGCTCTTCCACTTTTCGCTAGTAACACAACCTATTGAGGTGATCGCTCCCGAAGTGAGCCCAACTACTACTCCTCTTCAGTCTGGCTGGGGGGGTAGCCCGATCAGGATAAAGGAATCGGCATTAAATTATCGTCTAGTGCGGCTTGCGTTCTGCTGGAGATCCACCTTGCCCTTTGGGGAGCACGTCTACTGGTACTGGGAGTAATCCTGCGGTCTCGGTCGCTGTTGCGCTTGCTGCTgaggttgttgctgttgcagaCGATATCCACCGTTCAACTGGGGCTGATCAGCTTGCACGAAACGATCACGCTGACCGGCGGACTGCGGTGCAGGAGTTGGGATCTTGACCACGATGTCCGTCGGTTGGCGACTGACCTCGGCCTTAAAGCCTTCCTTCGGATCGGCGGTGTATGTGACGGTGCGGATGAAACCATCAGAGTCGACCACCGAGTAGCTGCCCTTGATCACGTTGCCATCGCGCGTTTCCTTGCGGTTCTGGTAGTTGGTGAATTCGTCGTCCTTCACGTCGAAACCGAACTGGTACGAAGGGTTGGGCTggagagtgaaacaaaaaatagtgTTAGAGGAGCACAAGGTAGACGTCATGGTTCCCCAAATTTTATAGCTGGGTCTGAGATGAAGCTTTCACCAACCAATCTCTAGTGTACCCCTCTTGGTTTCTTTGTCCAGCACTGAAGAAACCAACCATCTCGAGATCTCGAGAGCATCCGTGATGATGCTGGTTACCATTCCCGACTCAATCAGAGCGCCATAGGGAGCTCGTACACCGGCGCTATGTTTCGTACGTGCTCTGTTATGTCATCTCGTTCAGGTTTCGGGGTCGCCAGCGCAGCTGTCACGTGTTGTGAGGTCCCGAGCGTGATCAGCGGCTACCTTTTACCGTCAAGATGCAGTTCCATGCAGTTGCAGGCCAGATTCTTATGCAACCGAACCGTGGCACTTTTTCAGCAGGATCAGGCGGGTGGCTGGATTTGCATGTCGCGTGGTGAAAGTTGACTGATTCATGACCCGCCAGTGGGCATGTAAATGGTGATAATTTGCGTCCACTGCATGATGCATGGAGCGCTACATGCCGTGCTCATAATTCTAGGACACCACTGGGACGCAAATAGCGTGCGCTCGAACGAACTCCCGCCGTGTCAATGTCTGCCCGGTGGCGTAATAAATTCATCTCAAAGCCAACGTACCATCGGCACGTGAAAGCACGCCATTATTGGCTGCTCCACGAAACACGCCACCGATAGAAGCCGGTCCCGGTTTTTCGGCTTCGTTGTTCAACATCCAttcattcatcaaaatacCCACCGATTCACTTTCGCCGGCTCTCGCTAACTGGAGCGGCGCAAAAGCTGTTATTCAACGTACACCGCACAAAATGGGCAGCCATTACGCCATCGCGATGCACTCGCATTCGCTCGGTGTTGCATCTGAATGGATGGGTGAAAATGAAGGGTGAAACTAGCCCCCCGgtcatcgatcggtttgtgcCAATCTCATGGCACTCTCTCCCGAAAAAGGGGACGAAATCGTGAACGAGCCCGAGGTGAATTAGCTCCGCAAACGATAGGTAGGTCTCGGTCTAGGCCCGATCTGGACCTCTGGACGACAACTTGTTTCGCTTGTAGCAACAAATGCACGTGAAAACCGGAAAGCGCACCAGCGCGAGATGAAACACGCGAGGAAGTTTACATCAGCGAATCTACATAATTGGCCGGAACTCGTCAAACACGCCTGCCCACCGGCACACGGTCCAATGACTCCTCACCGGTCGGTCGCCGATGAAGTTCAACGTCCACCGGACAGCTGACCGGCGTACTGGCGTGAAGATGTTGCCGATAACCTGTTCCTGCGCGAGCAGATGTTGGGGTAGGATCGGATCACGAAAAAAGCATGCAATTAGCCTGCATCTCGTGGGGTTGCTTTCAACATCCCACCCCAACAGCTCGGTGTAGTAAAACACGGAAATTACAGTGCGGCAGTTTCcctgctggcggtggtgaACATTTCCTGCCATTTTACCGCTCATTACGGCGATtgactttcgctttcgctttggTACCGCCGCTCGCATGCCATTGCAATGTCATGTGCCGTCCCGGACTTACGTCATAGTCCTCCTGGTCTTCCTCCAGCGGTTGCTTCTGTCCAGCTTGCGCGTACTGCGGGCGAGGCTTGGAGACTTTCAGCTGTGGTTGCGGTTGGGgctgctggtactgctgctcCTGGACGTACTGGATCTGTAAGCGAGCCGCCCAGCGGGAGCAATAAAGAAAGTCAACTTCCTGGAACCTCAAGCGTTTATCACACACGTCTTTTTATGGGCTATTACAGGTGATCGAGAGACACGCTACGTGTCGCTAGCCATTGATGTCGTTAACGTGACAACAATGTTACGATCGAGGAATTTATGCCTCCGAACGGTGGGGCTTTACTGAGACACGCGTATGATCGAGTGCCTTACCTGCTGTGGCTGGTACTGAGGCTGGTACTGGCGAGCCTGAGGCTGCTGGAAATGAGCACGCTGGTTCTGCGggacaaacgaagcaaacgaacgttATAGCGAAACCATTCACGATGGAACCGCACTTGCATGTCAGCTCACCTGCTGTCCTTGCGGAAGGTACTGAGGGATGTGCTGTTGCTCCTGGGCGCCCTGTTCGTAGATGGGTGTCGCATCGGCACGTCCCTGAGCGGCATTCTGCGCTCCAGCGGCTTGGGCAATCTGCTGGTAGTACTGTCGCAGATAAGCCGGATCAACTGCCTGCTGAGGGTACGTGGACACAAACCCAACGCACAGCAGGGAAATGACGGCAAACGCACGCATGGTTGATGCTACAGGTTCTAACGATTttacacgcacaaacacccacacgcaaTCACAAGAAGCACAacgcaattttttttttgttgggaacACCGATCAGAACCGGCAGGATATTCGGGAGCTTCTGCAACGCGTTCACTTTCACCGCAACTGCGCTGAACTACGTTTCGTCGGAATCCGAGCCTGTCGAGGCGACGTCCACGATCTACAGTGAGCTACAGTCGAACGGTACGATGCGATTTATATACGTGCGAGGAGAGTACGTGCCGGGTCTGTTGGTGGGGATCGCTAGGCCGACTTCGGGTGGAATTAAGTTTCGCTCCATTTGGTCCACGATCGACGCGATCGTGGTGATTCGTGGTGTTGCGGTGGGATAGTGGAACCTCTTGGAGAGTCCATTGCACCAGGACCCTTCACGGGACCAGCGTTTCGAGCTTGCTTCGATCAGTGAGAAAAAGGATTTACAGCTGGGATTTTGTAGAATTGCGTTGTCATGGTAGCACATCCCGACGCAGCATTATGACAGCTTCTGTCAAGCCGTGACACTTCGACTTCTTGTGGACACTCTCGCGCTCTCGGTTTGAAGGACATAAAAGGGAttccagtgcacaagtggggtGGGCTGCTAAAGGCTCGCAATAACCGGGTGTGGTCGTACAGGCGTACCCCCAATTAGTCACCATTGGCACACCAACGGTTCCCATCGACCATATATTCCCGTTTAAGGTCGAGCAAACAAGCTtgatgtgaaagaaaaaactaaaaaataaaataaaatggccCCATCGGACGGGCTTGCCGCGGGTGTTCTGAAGGGTTCGTCATAGACCACACCGTCACTTGGCGACCACGCCAGCTAGCGGGCGATCGAG encodes:
- the LOC128725615 gene encoding putative uncharacterized protein DDB_G0294196 gives rise to the protein MRAFAVISLLCVGFVSTYPQQAVDPAYLRQYYQQIAQAAGAQNAAQGRADATPIYEQGAQEQQHIPQYLPQGQQNQRAHFQQPQARQYQPQYQPQQIQYVQEQQYQQPQPQPQLKVSKPRPQYAQAGQKQPLEEDQEDYDPNPSYQFGFDVKDDEFTNYQNRKETRDGNVIKGSYSVVDSDGFIRTVTYTADPKEGFKAEVSRQPTDIVVKIPTPAPQSAGQRDRFVQADQPQLNGGYRLQQQQPQQQAQQRPRPQDYSQYQ